The genomic segment TTCTTGCGCAGGGTCTGCGAGAGGACGGTGACCTCCGCGCCCATGGCGTGCGCGATCTTGACGGCCATGTGGCCGAGACCGCCGAGGCCGACGACGGCGACCTTCCTGCCGGGGCCCGCGTGCCAGTGCGCGAGCGGGGAGTACGTGGTGATGCCGGCGCACAGCAGCGGCGCGGCCACGTCGAGGGAGAGCCCGTCGGGGATGCGGAGGGTGTACGCCTCGTCCACGACGATGTGCGTGGAGTAGCCGCCGTACGTCGGCTCGCCGTCCTTGCCGATCCCGTTGTACGTCTGGATGTTGCCCTGCGCGCAGTACTGCTCAAGGCCCGCCTTGCAGTTCTCGCACTCGCGGCAGGAGTCGACCATGCAGCCGACACCGACGCGGTCACCGACGGTGAACTTGGTGACACCGGGGCCGACCTCGGTGACGACACCGACGATCTCGTGGCCGGGCACCATCGGGTAGATGCCCTTGCCCCAGCCGTCGCGGGCCTGGTGGATGTCGGAGTGGCAGATACCGGCGTACTTGATGTCGATCAGGACGTCGAACTCGCCGACGGCGCGGCGCGGCACGGTGGTCCGCTCCAGGGGCGCCTCGGGGG from the Streptomyces venezuelae genome contains:
- a CDS encoding NAD(P)-dependent alcohol dehydrogenase, translating into MTEQITTVSAYAAPAPEAPLERTTVPRRAVGEFDVLIDIKYAGICHSDIHQARDGWGKGIYPMVPGHEIVGVVTEVGPGVTKFTVGDRVGVGCMVDSCRECENCKAGLEQYCAQGNIQTYNGIGKDGEPTYGGYSTHIVVDEAYTLRIPDGLSLDVAAPLLCAGITTYSPLAHWHAGPGRKVAVVGLGGLGHMAVKIAHAMGAEVTVLSQTLRKKDDGLKLGADHYYATSDDATFEQLAGSFDLILSTVSAPLPLDKYLGLLRTDGAFVNVGAPEEPVSLNLFSVIGGRKTLAGSGIGGIQETQEMLDFCAAHGLGAEIELIRADQINEAYERVLASDVRYRFVIDTATI